One Verrucomicrobiia bacterium genomic region harbors:
- a CDS encoding calcium/sodium antiporter, whose protein sequence is MIESLTLIGLALLLLFMGAEALVRGSASLALRAGLSPLMVGLTIVSFGTSSPELFASVKAALSQQGDIAVGNVVGSNSFNIGVILGLAALVCPTPVHSQVIKIDAPIGLAVAFLLPFLLLNHTVGRFEGLLLVGGMIAYTSMNIVLARRQAKAGTEDATGAPVPGVSRHWGMDIAFIVVGLGLLLFGSSLLVDHSVTLAKAFGVSEAVIALTIVATGTGMPELATSIVAAFRKQPDIAVGNIVGSNIFNILGILGVASIVSPLRAPGVSTLDYVVMIGFTLLLIPLLYTGRVLHRVEGGALLALYGVYIFILWPK, encoded by the coding sequence ATGATCGAGAGTCTCACCCTTATTGGCTTGGCACTTCTTCTTCTCTTCATGGGAGCCGAGGCGCTCGTACGGGGCAGTGCATCGCTGGCGCTTCGAGCCGGCCTCAGCCCACTGATGGTGGGCCTGACGATCGTTTCGTTCGGAACCAGTTCTCCAGAGTTGTTTGCAAGCGTCAAAGCGGCCTTGTCCCAGCAGGGTGATATTGCGGTTGGTAACGTCGTTGGCTCGAACTCCTTCAACATTGGCGTCATTCTCGGTCTTGCAGCCTTGGTGTGCCCGACACCAGTTCATAGCCAGGTCATCAAGATCGACGCACCAATTGGCTTGGCGGTGGCCTTCCTACTGCCTTTCTTGCTTCTGAATCACACCGTTGGACGTTTCGAAGGATTGCTGCTCGTCGGGGGAATGATCGCCTATACATCGATGAACATCGTGCTCGCGCGCAGGCAGGCTAAAGCAGGTACCGAGGATGCCACTGGCGCACCTGTGCCGGGCGTTTCTCGGCATTGGGGTATGGACATCGCCTTTATCGTGGTAGGGCTGGGATTGCTCTTGTTCGGATCGAGCCTGCTCGTCGATCACTCCGTTACCCTAGCCAAGGCGTTTGGTGTTAGCGAAGCCGTGATCGCTCTAACGATTGTGGCTACGGGAACCGGCATGCCGGAGCTTGCAACGTCCATCGTCGCAGCTTTTCGCAAGCAACCCGACATAGCCGTCGGGAATATCGTTGGGTCCAATATTTTCAATATCCTCGGGATCTTGGGAGTCGCCTCCATCGTGTCCCCGTTGCGCGCGCCAGGGGTGTCGACCTTGGATTATGTTGTGATGATTGGCTTCACGTTGCTCTTAATCCCTTTGCTTTACACGGGACGCGTGCTCCATCGTGTTGAAGGTGGTGCCCTTCTCGCACTGTATGGTGTTTACATCTTTATTCTCTGGCCGAAATGA